One stretch of Stanieria cyanosphaera PCC 7437 DNA includes these proteins:
- a CDS encoding serine protease, whose protein sequence is MKRSFALIGFFLLPTSVFTVSACSYLGINTSGAEDLTAKSVLTQSSGQQLAQSNEVAQAFSPEAEKDLTELARAITVKISTKDNGGSGVLIGKQGNNYLILTNAHVVRGGKTFEVKTEDGQTHQANLVSNSISSAYDRALLQFSSNHTYKIATLSKLPAEPELPTFAAGYSRQTGKFVTTSGQVTQISDRLLKKGYQIGYTNEIESGMSGGPILDGDMKLLGINGQLKFPIINTVYVYQDGTQPKPEEIEAMRQLSWGIPIDTVLGELNSNIVTAYNLPQPEIAEANTPALTEWLGELEAEAKQFTVKIDNTNGLSNGSGVIVAKENNTYAVLTADHVICERDNATQPCRDFVYEIVTHDGQRHQIEADKTRRQEGVDLAVVKFTSDENYQVAQLANYPLTQGDAVFVAGYPKLDNNKPAPWLFSLGYGFEREQGLLEVKDSSLTTDNFGLISSQGSLAGGYEMVYSSITYGGMSGGAVLDRDGRVIGIHGLAEGEEVLDSQSSDKKQVQSGFSLGIPINTFVGLTNILKVNSTLAIQDNKPKKLNTSETQAFQDAILGTEIPQSNATAEKWIERGNKLWRLRRNSEAVEAFDKAIELKPEFIHLAYYGKGLALGYERKYEAALKSLELATETEPSFAAAFLTKVVFLQQLNRLEEALSVTETASSLQPNNANLYNQKGNILFDLERYSEAKLAYNQAIKLNPRSTFYYNRGNVYDQQNKPDLAIVDFNKAISINSNDAKVYINRGLFYIRQDKPDLAIADLNKAISINSDYTKAYYNRGVVYDQQGKLDLAIADLNKAISIDREFALAYLNRGAVYADQGKLDLAIADYNQVIDLNFDDGIVYYNRGNLYAQQGKLDLALSDYDKAIAINSNYTGAYFNAKVYYNRGTIYAQQGKLDLALSDYDKAIAINSNYAEVYADRGSIYARQGNPDLALNDFNQAIDLNHNDGDAYYGRGTIYVTQGQLDLALNDFNQAIDINHNDGDAYYGRGTIYLYQNKLDLALADFNQAILINPDDAKAYGNLALVYQKKGAIEAARANLQKAQKLFIAQGNTVLAEQAASLLQQLP, encoded by the coding sequence ATGAAACGTTCTTTTGCTTTAATTGGCTTTTTTCTATTACCCACATCGGTTTTCACGGTAAGTGCTTGTTCGTATTTAGGTATCAATACATCGGGTGCTGAAGATTTGACAGCAAAATCGGTTCTTACTCAAAGTTCGGGTCAACAGTTGGCACAATCAAACGAAGTTGCTCAGGCATTTTCTCCCGAAGCAGAAAAAGATCTTACAGAATTAGCTAGAGCCATTACCGTTAAAATCAGCACTAAAGACAATGGTGGTTCGGGGGTTTTGATTGGTAAGCAAGGCAATAACTATCTGATTCTCACTAACGCTCATGTAGTTCGTGGTGGTAAAACTTTTGAAGTTAAAACTGAAGACGGTCAAACTCACCAAGCCAATCTAGTTTCTAACTCTATCAGTTCCGCTTACGATCGGGCATTGCTTCAATTTAGTAGTAACCACACTTACAAAATAGCTACCCTTAGTAAATTACCTGCCGAACCAGAACTACCTACTTTTGCAGCAGGTTATTCTCGCCAAACTGGGAAATTTGTCACTACAAGTGGTCAAGTTACTCAAATTTCCGACCGACTTCTGAAAAAAGGTTATCAAATTGGCTACACCAACGAGATCGAATCAGGCATGAGTGGTGGACCAATTCTCGATGGGGATATGAAGTTACTGGGAATTAACGGTCAACTAAAATTTCCTATCATCAATACTGTCTATGTCTATCAAGATGGCACACAACCCAAGCCAGAAGAAATTGAAGCAATGAGGCAGTTAAGTTGGGGCATTCCCATCGATACGGTGTTGGGAGAATTAAATTCCAATATTGTGACTGCTTACAATTTACCTCAACCAGAAATTGCAGAAGCCAACACACCTGCTCTAACGGAATGGTTGGGCGAGTTAGAAGCCGAAGCAAAGCAATTTACCGTCAAAATTGATAATACTAATGGCTTGAGTAATGGTTCGGGAGTGATTGTAGCTAAAGAAAACAATACTTATGCCGTTTTGACTGCGGATCATGTAATTTGCGAAAGGGACAACGCCACCCAACCCTGTCGCGACTTTGTTTATGAAATAGTGACTCATGACGGTCAACGTCACCAAATAGAAGCTGACAAGACTCGAAGACAAGAGGGGGTAGATTTAGCGGTAGTTAAATTTACCAGTGATGAAAATTATCAAGTAGCTCAGTTAGCTAATTATCCTTTAACACAAGGCGATGCGGTATTTGTGGCAGGGTATCCCAAGCTAGATAACAATAAACCAGCCCCGTGGTTGTTTAGTTTGGGTTATGGTTTTGAGCGAGAACAGGGATTATTAGAGGTTAAAGATAGTTCTTTGACTACCGATAATTTTGGTTTGATTAGCAGTCAGGGTAGTTTAGCTGGTGGTTATGAAATGGTTTATAGCAGCATCACCTATGGAGGAATGAGTGGTGGTGCGGTATTAGATCGAGATGGCAGAGTTATTGGCATTCATGGGTTGGCAGAAGGAGAAGAAGTTTTAGACAGTCAAAGCAGTGACAAAAAGCAGGTGCAGTCAGGTTTTAGTTTAGGAATTCCCATTAATACATTTGTCGGTTTAACAAATATATTAAAGGTTAACTCCACATTAGCGATACAAGATAACAAACCGAAAAAATTAAACACGTCAGAAACCCAAGCTTTTCAAGATGCTATTTTAGGTACAGAAATACCTCAAAGTAATGCTACAGCAGAAAAATGGATTGAAAGGGGAAATAAACTATGGCGGTTAAGGCGCAATTCTGAAGCAGTGGAGGCGTTCGATAAAGCAATTGAACTTAAACCTGAATTTATTCATTTGGCTTACTATGGCAAGGGTTTGGCTTTAGGGTATGAACGTAAATATGAAGCAGCATTAAAAAGTTTGGAACTAGCTACAGAAACCGAACCTAGTTTTGCAGCAGCTTTCCTGACTAAAGTTGTGTTTTTACAACAATTAAATCGATTAGAAGAAGCACTATCAGTTACCGAAACAGCAAGTTCACTGCAACCAAACAATGCCAATTTATACAACCAAAAAGGTAATATCTTATTCGATCTAGAACGTTATTCAGAAGCTAAACTGGCTTATAACCAGGCAATTAAACTTAATCCTCGCTCTACTTTTTACTACAATAGAGGTAATGTTTACGATCAACAAAACAAACCAGATTTGGCCATAGTCGACTTCAATAAAGCGATTTCGATTAATTCTAACGATGCTAAAGTTTACATTAATCGAGGTTTATTTTACATTCGACAAGACAAACCAGATTTGGCCATAGCCGACCTTAATAAGGCGATTTCGATTAATTCTGATTATACTAAAGCTTATTACAATCGGGGTGTTGTTTATGATCAACAAGGCAAACTAGATTTGGCCATAGCCGACCTTAATAAGGCGATTTCGATTGATCGTGAATTTGCTCTAGCTTACCTTAATCGGGGTGCTGTTTACGCCGACCAAGGCAAACTAGATTTGGCCATAGCTGATTACAATCAAGTAATCGACCTCAATTTTGATGATGGCATAGTTTACTACAATCGGGGTAATCTTTACGCTCAGCAAGGCAAACTAGATTTAGCCCTCTCCGACTACGATAAAGCGATTGCTATTAATTCTAACTATACTGGGGCTTATTTCAATGCTAAGGTTTATTACAATCGAGGTACTATTTACGCTCAGCAAGGCAAACTAGATTTAGCCCTCTCCGACTACGATAAAGCGATTGCTATTAATTCTAACTATGCTGAAGTTTACGCCGATCGGGGTAGTATTTACGCCAGGCAAGGCAATCCAGATTTGGCTTTAAATGACTTCAATCAAGCGATTGACCTTAATCATAATGATGGTGATGCTTACTACGGTAGGGGTACTATCTACGTAACACAAGGTCAATTAGATTTGGCTCTAAATGACTTCAATCAAGCGATTGACATCAATCATAATGATGGTGATGCTTACTACGGTAGGGGTACTATCTACTTGTACCAAAACAAACTAGATCTAGCTCTCGCTGACTTTAATCAAGCCATCCTGATTAATCCCGATGATGCTAAAGCTTATGGTAACTTGGCTTTGGTGTATCAAAAAAAAGGAGCTATTGAAGCAGCGCGAGCTAATCTTCAAAAAGCCCAAAAATTATTCATTGCTCAAGGTAACACTGTTTTAGCCGAACAAGCAGCTAGTTTATTGCAACAATTACCTTAA
- a CDS encoding pentapeptide repeat-containing protein gives MFILPDTIYDLFPSWLRIEIIGDQEFQQRYREGERQFAKKRLLNITIDGAEFLNIDWQGSDLRYFGRLPHNLTGINLRRANLCGQDLSGRDLRQANLTGANLRHANLAGANLAGANLSQARLVRVNLHRANLIGAQLEKTNLNGANLSQAELEKTNFSGANLSGANLAWVNLRNSNLIHTKLNWANLTGADLSGSDLAYSQLKGTALAAARLPVGFKMVYY, from the coding sequence ATGTTTATCTTACCCGATACCATATACGATCTATTTCCCTCCTGGTTGAGAATTGAAATTATCGGCGATCAAGAATTTCAGCAACGCTACCGAGAAGGAGAGCGTCAGTTTGCTAAAAAGCGGTTGCTCAATATAACTATAGATGGAGCAGAATTTTTAAATATTGATTGGCAGGGGTCTGATTTACGTTATTTTGGCAGATTACCTCATAATTTGACTGGGATTAACCTGCGTCGTGCCAATCTATGCGGACAGGATTTGAGCGGTAGAGATTTACGTCAGGCAAATCTAACGGGAGCTAATTTACGTCACGCCAATCTAGCAGGGGCAAACTTAGCAGGAGCAAATTTAAGTCAAGCAAGACTGGTTAGAGTCAATCTCCATCGCGCTAATTTAATCGGAGCGCAGCTAGAGAAAACTAACTTAAATGGCGCGAATTTGAGTCAGGCAGAACTAGAAAAAACCAATTTCAGTGGAGCAAATTTATCAGGAGCAAATCTAGCCTGGGTAAATCTCCGCAATAGTAATTTAATCCATACCAAACTCAATTGGGCAAATCTAACTGGTGCAGATTTAAGCGGTTCGGATCTCGCCTATAGCCAGCTAAAAGGAACGGCATTAGCAGCAGCGCGATTACCTGTTGGATTTAAGATGGTTTATTATTGA
- a CDS encoding COP23 domain-containing protein encodes MMKLKPVLGIALATAIITAAIPSFSQSASEDRVSFFCKAMFDSAAGSEIPATIAWVPQRNQNVPIIYWKSAHFEEAGWDGQRRCEEVTPKFQTFLDNNRLNYLTHGKVGAYPVICAVGTQNGETCNAENQLFQLKREADGDDALKSLMDILERRGGDAPPLYQSSGSQIYVPMNEFLLNAPAVED; translated from the coding sequence ATGATGAAACTCAAACCTGTTTTGGGCATTGCCCTAGCAACTGCTATTATTACTGCTGCCATTCCTAGTTTTAGTCAATCTGCTTCTGAAGATCGAGTAAGCTTTTTTTGTAAAGCTATGTTTGATAGTGCTGCTGGCTCAGAGATTCCCGCCACTATAGCCTGGGTTCCCCAGCGAAATCAAAATGTCCCGATTATTTATTGGAAATCTGCTCATTTTGAAGAAGCTGGTTGGGATGGTCAAAGACGGTGCGAAGAAGTAACCCCCAAATTTCAAACTTTTCTTGATAATAACCGCCTTAATTATTTAACTCATGGTAAAGTCGGTGCTTATCCTGTGATTTGTGCCGTAGGAACCCAAAATGGGGAGACTTGTAACGCAGAAAATCAATTGTTTCAACTCAAACGGGAAGCAGATGGGGATGATGCGCTCAAAAGTTTGATGGATATTTTGGAAAGAAGAGGAGGAGATGCACCTCCTTTATATCAAAGTTCGGGATCGCAGATTTACGTTCCCATGAATGAGTTTTTGTTAAATGCTCCCGCAGTAGAGGATTGA
- a CDS encoding S1C family serine protease: MQDIKIFKLGALVLLTTGTLLGDYRVEKSKFLPSMLENVSQSVLAQNSPSKDASQIFEEVNPAVVTIKTGSAIGSGFIYSEDGLIFTNAHVVEDAPKVVTVVFADGSQASADVVGFAKGGLDLAALQVYQSKKLPTVTLAQPNSVRVGEPVFAIGTPLDSQFQNSFTQGNVTKIDRDKFDHIQHDAAIFGGNSGGPLLNDRGEVIGVNSEGIVQTGKLNTGMNFAIPVDKLISFITAVKQDNISPVSTRPTGKSETNFREITLNGQTISDSLSEENRASYYIFEGRAGQQVTIDMVSEEINSALVLVKAQISPKGEIEPEYKVDENDDFNPGSLNARIETTLKEDGFYVIIAQSPYNGEYGTYNLQALSNDTSSEF; encoded by the coding sequence ATGCAAGATATTAAAATTTTTAAATTAGGAGCTTTGGTACTTTTAACTACTGGAACTTTATTGGGAGACTACAGGGTAGAAAAATCAAAGTTTCTGCCAAGTATGCTCGAAAATGTTTCTCAATCTGTCTTAGCACAAAATAGTCCATCTAAAGATGCCAGTCAAATTTTTGAAGAAGTCAATCCCGCTGTGGTGACTATCAAAACTGGTTCGGCAATTGGTAGTGGATTTATTTACAGCGAAGATGGTTTGATTTTTACCAATGCTCACGTAGTCGAAGACGCTCCGAAGGTGGTAACGGTAGTGTTTGCCGATGGTAGTCAAGCTTCGGCGGATGTGGTTGGTTTTGCCAAAGGAGGATTAGATTTAGCTGCTTTGCAAGTTTATCAATCAAAAAAATTACCCACCGTTACTCTAGCACAGCCTAATTCTGTTAGAGTGGGCGAACCTGTTTTTGCGATCGGTACTCCGTTAGATTCTCAATTTCAAAATTCGTTTACCCAAGGCAACGTGACTAAGATCGACCGAGATAAATTTGACCATATACAACACGATGCTGCTATTTTTGGTGGTAATTCTGGAGGACCTTTGCTCAATGATAGAGGAGAAGTCATTGGTGTCAACTCTGAAGGAATAGTACAAACTGGAAAGCTTAATACAGGAATGAATTTTGCTATCCCCGTCGATAAATTAATTTCTTTTATCACCGCAGTAAAACAAGACAATATTTCTCCCGTATCTACTCGACCAACAGGAAAAAGTGAAACAAACTTTAGAGAAATTACTTTGAACGGTCAAACAATTTCAGATAGTTTATCCGAAGAAAATCGAGCTTCTTATTACATTTTTGAAGGGCGTGCGGGTCAACAAGTCACTATCGATATGGTTAGCGAAGAAATTAATTCGGCTTTAGTGCTGGTTAAAGCGCAGATATCTCCCAAAGGAGAAATAGAGCCAGAATATAAAGTTGATGAAAATGATGATTTTAATCCAGGAAGTTTGAACGCCAGGATTGAAACTACTCTAAAAGAAGACGGTTTTTATGTAATTATTGCTCAATCTCCCTACAACGGAGAATACGGCACTTACAATTTGCAAGCCCTTTCTAATGACACTTCTTCGGAGTTTTGA
- a CDS encoding type II toxin-antitoxin system RelE family toxin — MKFKRQAVKDLKALSPNLREKILLKIEAMENNLQGDIKKLTNFTPEYRLRVGTYRILFKIDGEILRIHRVKHRKDAYQ, encoded by the coding sequence ATTAAATTTAAACGCCAAGCAGTGAAAGATTTAAAAGCCTTATCTCCCAATTTAAGAGAAAAAATTTTACTTAAAATTGAAGCTATGGAGAATAATCTACAAGGAGATATTAAAAAGCTCACTAATTTTACTCCAGAATATAGATTAAGAGTTGGAACATATAGAATTTTATTTAAAATTGATGGTGAAATTTTAAGGATTCACCGAGTCAAACATAGAAAAGACGCTTACCAATAA
- a CDS encoding RNA-guided endonuclease InsQ/TnpB family protein has product MTERAFKYRFYPTAEQENLLRRTMGCVRLVYNKALAARTEAWYSKQERVDYKQTSGLLTNWKKTEDLQFLNEVSSVPLQQCLRHLQKAFSNFWSKRANYPRFKKKRNGGSAEFTKAAFRYKEGKLWLAKCEEPLNIVWSRYIPQGCEPSTVTVKLEPSGRWFVSLLVDDYTVEVLPPTDKKIGLDAGVTSLVSTSDGEKIVNPKHFNRLYKKLKAAQKELSRKTKGSRNREKARLKVARIHAKIKDARTDFLHKLTTRLVQSNSLIAIEDLAVRNMVKNRKLARSISDAAWGEMRAQLEYKCEWYGRKLVKIDRFFPSSKRCQCGFVIEKLPLNVRSWDCPSCMTIGIDRDINAAKNILAAGLAVIVCGADIRPDNHSVKGASAVLGVSPTRLSRGQLRKTRKRKKQKPK; this is encoded by the coding sequence ATGACCGAACGTGCTTTCAAATACCGATTTTACCCAACTGCCGAGCAAGAAAATCTCCTGCGACGGACAATGGGTTGTGTTCGTTTGGTCTATAACAAAGCTCTGGCTGCAAGAACCGAAGCTTGGTATAGCAAACAAGAAAGGGTTGACTATAAGCAAACCTCTGGCTTGCTGACTAACTGGAAGAAAACCGAAGACTTGCAGTTTCTTAATGAAGTTAGCAGTGTACCTTTGCAGCAATGTTTGAGACATTTGCAAAAAGCTTTTTCTAACTTTTGGAGTAAAAGAGCTAATTACCCTCGGTTCAAGAAAAAACGTAACGGTGGTTCGGCAGAGTTTACCAAAGCAGCTTTTCGCTACAAGGAAGGTAAGCTTTGGTTAGCTAAATGCGAAGAACCATTGAATATAGTTTGGTCGAGGTATATTCCTCAAGGATGTGAACCTTCGACTGTTACTGTTAAACTCGAACCCTCTGGTAGATGGTTCGTATCTTTGTTGGTTGATGACTATACCGTAGAGGTACTTCCACCAACAGACAAAAAGATTGGGTTGGATGCTGGAGTTACCAGTCTTGTCAGTACCAGCGATGGTGAGAAGATAGTTAACCCAAAACATTTTAATCGGCTGTATAAAAAGCTCAAAGCAGCGCAAAAGGAACTGAGTCGGAAAACCAAAGGCTCTAGAAACCGAGAAAAAGCGCGACTTAAAGTAGCTCGAATACACGCCAAAATAAAAGATGCTCGTACTGATTTTCTGCACAAATTGACTACTCGCTTGGTTCAGTCTAATAGCCTGATAGCTATTGAAGACTTGGCAGTTAGAAACATGGTCAAAAACCGTAAGCTGGCTCGTTCGATTAGCGATGCAGCTTGGGGTGAGATGCGAGCGCAACTGGAATATAAGTGCGAGTGGTACGGACGAAAACTGGTCAAGATTGACCGCTTTTTTCCAAGCAGCAAACGATGTCAATGCGGTTTCGTAATTGAAAAATTGCCTTTGAATGTTCGCAGTTGGGACTGCCCTAGCTGTATGACAATAGGCATTGACAGGGACATCAACGCTGCAAAAAACATACTCGCTGCGGGACTCGCAGTGATCGTCTGTGGAGCGGACATAAGACCTGATAACCATAGTGTTAAAGGAGCGAGTGCGGTCTTGGGGGTTTCCCCCACTCGCCTTTCGCGTGGGCAGTTGCGGAAAACTCGAAAGAGAAAGAAACAGAAACCCAAATAG
- a CDS encoding FHA domain-containing protein: MNSEYPFLEVTKPDGSQYTIELENIITKQTTAEIYISLGRQSNNHIVLPDPHKTISRNHCSFQYKNNRWWIVDEGSSNGTFLQREIDRPEIDVRSEDKISLRSGDYILILGELSPSEQPIFWRLEFIDPGETSQISSRETIHSIEYSLSQKTLFRNLARRRDSISLGEQERCLIDYMSRKNHQNSDRPSICEYDELIEAIWNEDSFGRNRSHINHLVWRIRDKIELDSGEPQFLKTVKGRGYSLDIKIIEKNWV, from the coding sequence ATGAATTCCGAATATCCTTTTTTAGAAGTTACCAAACCAGATGGCTCGCAATACACAATCGAGCTAGAAAATATTATTACCAAGCAAACAACAGCCGAAATTTATATTTCTCTTGGCAGACAAAGTAACAATCATATCGTTCTACCCGACCCCCACAAAACAATATCTAGAAATCACTGTTCTTTCCAATACAAAAACAATCGCTGGTGGATCGTAGACGAAGGTAGTTCTAACGGAACTTTTCTGCAACGAGAAATAGACCGACCAGAAATCGATGTGCGTTCTGAAGACAAAATTTCCCTGAGAAGTGGCGACTATATCTTGATTTTGGGAGAACTCAGTCCGTCGGAACAACCTATTTTCTGGCGGTTGGAATTTATCGATCCTGGAGAAACCAGCCAGATATCGAGTAGGGAAACCATCCACAGTATCGAATACAGCCTCAGCCAAAAAACTTTGTTTCGTAATCTTGCCCGTCGTCGAGATTCTATATCTTTAGGGGAACAAGAACGTTGTTTAATCGATTATATGAGTCGCAAAAATCATCAGAATAGCGATCGCCCCTCAATCTGTGAGTATGATGAATTGATCGAAGCAATTTGGAATGAAGATAGTTTCGGCAGAAATAGAAGCCATATCAACCACTTGGTTTGGCGAATTAGAGACAAAATCGAACTAGATTCGGGAGAACCTCAATTCCTTAAAACCGTCAAAGGTAGGGGCTATTCTTTGGATATTAAAATTATCGAAAAAAATTGGGTTTAA
- a CDS encoding nucleotidyltransferase family protein, with protein MKTPLALPIKIPIVKLKDFCQRNEIDKLSLFGSVLREDFTPESDVDLLVEFAKGKTPGLAIVDLQDELSQMLGREVDLRTPAELSHFFRERVLSEAVIIYAKN; from the coding sequence ATGAAAACTCCTTTAGCATTACCAATTAAAATACCTATTGTAAAACTAAAAGATTTTTGTCAGCGAAATGAGATCGATAAATTATCGTTATTTGGTTCGGTATTAAGAGAGGATTTTACCCCCGAAAGTGATGTAGATCTATTAGTAGAGTTTGCCAAAGGAAAAACACCAGGGTTAGCAATTGTAGATCTACAAGATGAATTATCGCAAATGCTAGGGCGAGAAGTAGATTTAAGAACACCAGCAGAATTAAGTCACTTTTTTCGCGAAAGAGTATTAAGTGAAGCCGTAATAATTTATGCCAAAAATTGA
- a CDS encoding Rossmann-fold NAD(P)-binding domain-containing protein — protein sequence MQTLAEPKLLLLTPEESELVGDDEPKLLEYVREAYLKERDRPLAEALGSVEAALEDIREECDRLSYLLSEKKFDEISYSQWQTAMSRLLYGTHYLLFVTGIDRQYWRKLIKDWFTGSWWRKLGLDRNYFSERDSLEECWRNVSYIYNFWQLSGLTYPSAEWTETHCQRLQLYLQQLPISSLHLAQWLQIKIQNSYRRGKLRIPLYSPTSLDKRPTNIN from the coding sequence ATGCAAACCCTCGCAGAACCAAAGCTATTACTTTTAACACCAGAAGAATCCGAACTGGTTGGCGATGACGAACCAAAATTACTCGAATACGTTCGAGAAGCTTACCTTAAGGAGCGCGATCGCCCGTTAGCTGAAGCTTTAGGTTCTGTAGAGGCTGCTTTGGAAGATATCCGCGAGGAATGCGATCGCTTGAGTTATTTGCTGTCGGAAAAAAAGTTCGATGAGATTTCCTATTCGCAATGGCAAACGGCGATGAGTCGCCTTCTTTATGGAACTCATTATTTATTGTTTGTGACGGGAATTGATCGCCAGTATTGGCGCAAGCTAATTAAAGATTGGTTTACTGGTTCTTGGTGGCGCAAACTAGGACTCGATAGAAATTACTTTTCCGAACGAGATAGTTTGGAGGAGTGTTGGCGAAATGTTAGCTATATCTACAATTTCTGGCAACTATCGGGATTGACTTATCCGAGTGCGGAATGGACTGAAACTCATTGTCAGCGTTTGCAGCTTTATCTACAGCAATTGCCTATCTCCAGTCTGCATTTAGCTCAGTGGTTGCAAATCAAAATTCAAAACAGTTATCGCAGGGGTAAGTTACGTATCCCTCTGTATTCTCCTACTTCTCTAGATAAAAGACCGACTAACATCAATTGA
- a CDS encoding NADAR family protein, translated as MNIYFCDASENPYGCFSNSAFYGVRLDIFQCRTSEHYFQAQKFEGNSLTEREAKRNNLLLKEILAAKTPEVAIALAENYRQFWRSDWEEVKDQMMYQAVFKKFDWHRDIRKILLSTGKKAIIYNSPSDYYWGFGEDGTGDNKLGEILMSVRDILQKKTDRLKNHSGASYRWWL; from the coding sequence ATGAATATTTACTTCTGCGATGCAAGTGAAAATCCTTATGGATGCTTTTCAAATTCTGCCTTTTATGGTGTTAGATTAGATATATTTCAATGCAGAACTAGCGAACACTATTTTCAAGCACAAAAATTCGAGGGAAACTCTTTAACAGAGCGTGAAGCAAAGCGTAATAATTTGTTATTAAAAGAAATACTAGCAGCAAAAACGCCAGAAGTAGCAATTGCTTTAGCTGAGAATTATCGGCAATTTTGGCGTAGTGACTGGGAAGAAGTAAAAGACCAAATGATGTATCAAGCGGTATTTAAAAAATTTGATTGGCATAGGGATATAAGAAAAATATTACTCAGTACGGGAAAAAAAGCGATCATTTATAATTCTCCTTCAGATTATTACTGGGGTTTTGGAGAAGATGGTACTGGTGATAATAAACTAGGTGAAATTTTGATGTCGGTTAGAGATATTTTACAAAAGAAAACAGACCGCTTAAAAAATCATTCTGGTGCTAGTTATAGGTGGTGGTTGTAG